TGAGTAAGTAGACCCCTGAGTGTGTGACATTAAACTTGTGGAGTGCTGAGTCCCAGTGCCCCTCCTCATTGTAAAAGACCTTATCAAACTTCACAGGCAGTCCAGGTGGAGGAAATGACCGGCTTGGGAACAAACCCACACTAAAAGCAGAGCGAGCCGGGTTCAAACTCTCACCTGGATCGCCTTTTGGGCCCCGAGGGCCACGTACACCTTTTGCTCCCCTCTCCCCCTTTATTCCTGCCACTCCCCTTGCACCTGGGGGCCCTCTTGTGCCAGTGTCTCCCTTCTCTCCTGGTGGCCCCATTTCTCCTTTGGAACCATCAGTCCCATCTGCTCCTTGAGGGCCCATCTCACCTTGTGGACCAGGAGGCCCAGGATCACCAAGATCACCTTTCTGTCCTCTCTCACTAAGTAAACATTCTCCCAAACGTCCCTGTTCACCTTTCTGACCTTTTGTCCCAGCTGTCCCTGGGGGACCCATTGGACCAATGGTGCCCTTAGTCCCATTGTGGCCAGACTCTCCTTTTTCTCCTGGGTCTCCTTTCAGCCCATTGATCCCATTTTCACCTTTCTCTCCTTTGGGGCCCAAATCACCTACAGTATGTAAAGAGTTTATGTGAAAAATTAGGGAATTATAATATGCCTACAATCATAAGATGCAGCTTAACTGTTTACAGGCATGGTTGTccattttaattttgaacactGTGGGAAAAATATGTAGTGAACGCATCAatttttttctcagtaaatatatttctaatggtGCTTTTGACATGACATTAATCCCATGTTGACAACAACCCAAGTTATCCATAgatacaaattatttaaaacattcagtCTTTAAATTTAGTGTAATAAACTGTAATGAAGCAGGTAATAAACATTGAAGATGATAAGAAAGGTAAGGCTATTTACATTGCACCATTTATACACAAGCTAATTCAAAGAGCTTATCCAAaggaaatacattaaaataacacaaatctTAAAACTTTGCTTAAAAACAGAGCTCAAtgttttaaacacacacaaaaaataaataaaaacaaatgtcataaTGCCAACTGAATCTTCAGTCTTACATTTCAGTCACTCACCAGTGATCTGGCAAACAGTTCATTAATGAGATTCTTTGATCAAAAGCTAAACTAAACAATAATATTTTTGATGATAGTTTCTGCAgatctcaggttttcagaggGTTTGTTCCAGAGCTGGGGGTcatagaaactaaatgctgccttgccttgtttagttctggtcctcGCAACACTGAGTAAGCCTATCTCTGATGGCCTTTTGGGTCTACATGATTCATACTTGACAAGAAATTTAGAAATATCATTCCGCCaaatggggctgcacggtggcgcagttggtagcactgttgccttgcagcaagaaggtcctgggttcaattcctggcctggggtctttctgcatggagtttgcatgttctccccatacatgtgtgggttctcaccgggtactctggcttcctccaacagtccaaagacataaatgttaggttaattggtaactctaaattgcccttaggtgtatgaatgggtgtgtgcatggttgtttgtgtgttgccctgtgatggactggcgacctgtccagggtgtaccctgcctctcacccatagactgctggagataggcaccagctctaccgtgacccactatggaataagcggtagaaaatgactgactgactgacattcagCCAAATGATTTTGAGACCAATAGCAAAATTGTAACAGGAAAGGATTTGGTTGACATGTGTCAGTATTAAGAAACCAATCGTGCGGCACTTTAGTACAAATCCTCACCTGATGTAGTCCTAATTAATGACCTATAGAAAGGTTTTTCATTACCAAGGTACAAAAAGCCTGTCGATAACCAGAAAGGCAATAGCTTGCTCAATACCTTTGCAATCTTATTGTTGCAAAATTTACTGAAGGCATTGGTTACAGACATATTTCTAAACTTAAAAATGTTCCAACGAGCAAATAAGTTAAAGTAATAATCCTGAAGACCAGAAGAACATAATTTCATAATAAACCGATCATGACCAGGGGCTCCTCTTAAGACTTTCATCAGAGGGGTCAAAAATAATCTGTAGAGTTTTCCAACAGCCAAGGACCACTCAGAAAGTTTCAGAAAGACCTGACAGGTAGAGATTTCTATGTAATTAATAAGTGATACACTCAACCCTCATGGCCTTTATACTCAGAATATAAACAGAATATACAGAACATTTGGTTATTCTGATTAAATACTGGAAGGATGTAGTCTGGTCCGATAAGACCAGAAATGAACTGGTTGGATGTCATTGCAGACACGATGTTTGGAGGAGAAATGGCAGACTTAATGTAATTAGAGGAACAATGAATGGAGAACTTTAGTGAGACATTCCCAGTAAGAATCTCAAGATGAAACAAAAGGGTATTTTTCAGCAAGACTGTGATACAATCACACAGCCAAGGAAACTCTAAGCTCAtttcacagaaagaaaataaatagtcCAGTCAATCACCTGACTGAtccaattttaaaaaatcaatgGAGATAACAGAAAACTAGTGAGAATAGGAGAGGCCCCCATAAACTTTAAGATCTGAAGACAGTTTGTTTGGATGGGTCAGAATTACAGCTGAGCAACAcacaacaaggaggaaaaaacaaggaaggaaaCATCTTGACGTTCTCATTGTCAACAAAGGGTTTTCTAAGCACTTATTAAAGTAAGCATATTAAATTCTTCTTTTCTACACATTAATTACGGACCAATTTGTTTCTTGGGTCTTTACTGACATGGAGTCAATACCATGTCAACAACTcaattataaatatatttactgagaaaaacgTCAATGTGaacttattttgaaaagttatcCAATTCCAGTTCTTGAAAGAAGTTACACACCTTTCTCTCCAAGTTTCCCTGGGATTCCAGGGGAACCTGGGTGACCCATTGGCCCTTGATCACCTTTTTCACCTGTGGcagttttggtaaaaaaaaaacaaaaaaacaagaacaaattttaaaaagagaaCCTGCACAAATCAGGATTTTATGACAAGCAAACAGCACAGATAAATTAAGAGACCTTCaataagtttatttttgtttattctttttgtaCCTTTGTCGCCATTTAATCCACTGAGTCCAGGTAACCCAGCTGGTCCTGAAAGACCCCGTGGTCCACTTTCTCCCTTTTCCCCTGGCATCCCTAATAAACATTAAGAAGAATGATTTATGGCCTTTGGAAATGgactttcttaaaataaatgtccaATCTTACCTGGAGGGCCCCTTTCCCCTGGTGGCCCTTTCTCGCCATTCGGTCCTTTGGGACCTTTTTCTGGTGGGCAGCACTCACAAACGTTAAGGAAGCATTCATTGTAGTCAAAAGTAAAATTTCCTTGGGTGTTTCCAGGGCGAACAAATGCATCAGTGTGGTACTCAGTTGGGTTAGTGTCAGTGTTGAAGGTGCTGCTATCTGTTGCAGGCAGGGAGTATGCATTTGTCATCACCTCAGTTGGCTCTTCTGTGTGTAGGCTGTTGGAAAAAGAGGGGGCTTTCGTAGGAATCTGTCCAAACCTTCCTCCCCCACCTAAACCATTGGTCCCAGTTTGAGAAGGCTTGTTGGTGTTCTGAGGTTTTGGCCAGCGTGTGATCCTGGCACCAGAAGTCAGAGTAATAATGAAGGCCATAAAGACAGTGGTCACCAGGATGAGATCAGCGGATGGCATACTAAATGATCAGATGGAAGTAAGAAGGTGCATTACTAGTCATTTATTGTAAAGATTTACAGCCCAGCTAAAAACTTCAGAGTACTTCAGCATGATTGTGTACTATTCacacacaaaatagtgcaaaaCTGCAACGTAAAGGAAAAAGGATAGagggttttccttttttgtaacTAACTGGACCATTGTAacacaaaaaatttatttgatctTAACTATAAAGTTTAGATCAGACTTATGGCCCATTCTCAAgtctttgcagcctctaacaaatTTTCAACCAGGATTTCACTGTATttgtctccatccatctttcaatCAACACTGACGAGTTTCCCTTTTTCCCACTTAAAAAacacatccccacaacatgatgctgccactgccatgttgtTTTCAGAGTGTTAGCATGTTTTTTCTACATGTTTTCTGAGTCCCCTGTACTCAGGAAATATGTATACTTCTGCAAAGCACAACATTTTTGTTGTTCTAACGCAAAACCGCAAATATTTCAAGTGTCTTTCCGCACCTACAGAGCTTAATAACTTGAAAAGATTAAGGAGGTTTGGTAAAATTACAAAAGCCAAAAACCACTGTTAAACTTAAAGATCACAAGCATTGAACCCACACATAAGAAACCATGAAACCATTTTAATCTCAGTTCTCCTTCTTGGCTGCAGCTACACTTTAATGTCAACACAGTttgctgctgcttgtaaaaatgTAGCCTGAAACTGAAGGAGGAAGTCATATATCGAGCAGAAACTCTGAAACTCTCTGTGCAGAAGTAAtctcagtttaaaataaaaatgttggatATGTGGACTGTCATAACAGAACTCTGGGGGCCAGCTTGCTTTTGATGAAAAGTGGACATAAGGTTTAAAAAAGGAGAAAGGTGGAGGTATTTGTTGGTGAAGGTTTCATTACCCATCTTCCATGATAGTATGTGGGTGCATCAGTGTAATTGGCCTGGAAAATGTACCTTTGCATGAAATACCATTGATAGATTTAAATTTCACGAGAAACAGACCATCAAGGAAAGATTTTACTCAGTTACCAAACAACTGAAAAGTGTAAATAAAGGGAAATGTTATGCATAATGTGTTAAAGATTTCTAGCTTTTAAGTATGTTCTTATCACAATGCTCTTTCAGTTAAGAATCTGAATAACCCTCTTGATTTCAAGATTTTTCTGGAAATAAAGTCTATAGCAtatagcaaagaaaaaaaaacatccagaagCAAAGTATATTTTACCTGATGATGTAGACTATGATTCTTCACTCCATTCCAACCAAGCAGGGACTGGTGGTGTTTACATACCCCCTTTTATTTCTCATATAGCCCAACTTCAGCACCTCTAAGCCAATGAAAGAACAAAACACACAGGGTTATCAGGAGGTAGGTGGGCTGGACTGTGCAGATTATATGACTCTCTATGGATAAGTAACAAAGCAGGTTGTGTACAAAGAAGGACTTTCTTCTTTGCAAGTGGGATATGAATACAGTACCCCAAGAGTATATAAACCATTTAAGAGTTATCTACAAGCATACTTGCTTTAATGAAAATAGGAAAATATACAATTAACAAAAGGTTCTGCGAGCATTATGCATTTTGTTTAGACATACAAGCTCAAACACAGTCTGAAGTGAAAAGCATCTCATAACAAAGTATCTGCAAATGGTAGTGATCATACCGTCTGGCAGTACCTCAGAGCAGATGAGTGGATCACCATTCCCCCCCATGGGATGAGGATCAATGTCTTGAAACAGGTGGTAAGGCAACACTCAGCCAACGATTTTCTTCCTTGATCAAGCACGCCTAAAGATCAGCCCGGAAAACCCAAGAAGCATAATGGAAATTTAGCACCGATGAAGTGATCTTAGCGTGTCAGAACGTGAGACATTAACTTCACAGACAATTCTTTCAAACGCCTTTTGAGGTTTGCTCTTTCCATTGATGGGCTGTTCAGCTTCTGTGCACATCTAAAACAACTTTTCAAGCTCAAGATTTATCTCCTGGTATTATTTGTCCTCAAGCTTAGTCAGGCTGAATGGATATCAAGTCTTGCCACTAATTCTCACTTGTATTTaagtgtggactttgactgggctattctAACACAAGAATGGGCTTTGATCTAATGTATTCCATTTTTGCTCTGGCtgtagggttgttgtcctgctggaaggtgaacctctgcctcaatctgaagtcttttgcagctactaaaagcttttctttcaggattgccctCTATTTAGATCAATACATCTCATTAATTCTGATCAGCTTCTCTGCACTTGTTTAAGTAAAGaacaacagcatgatgctgccaccaacgaGACATAtctctttctttcaacaatcgCTTTTAGCCGCTCTTTCATAAAAGCCAGTTTAGTAGAGTCCATCATTAATAATTACACTGGAGACAAATTCTGAAACCTGAGCTtcgaatctctgcagctcctctgaaGTTACCATGAAAGTGAGACAGGAGTTGTTTAGATATTTCAGTGAGAAAAATGATTCAACTTTAAAAAGGAAATGTCAACATCTGATTGCAGTCATGATTAGGTGTGCCCCTGGTTTTGCACATATACATGGGAAAATCTCTCAGGTGTTTAGAAACAATGTTCCTCAAAGATAAATTGAAAGAGCTTTGCTTACTCCGAGTTTAACCTTTTCAGTAATCTGCAGGAATTTTAGAGCCTGGAAGTTAAGGGAAAGTCCATGCATGAAAACTGTCATTGTGGGATTTCAGATTCCTCAGAAACACTGGATCAACAACAGTTATTCATCAGAATGGGAGATATGGTCATCAGGCAATCAGTGTTGAAAGCAATTGCCAAATATTATAAGACATTTAGATCCCCAATGTCATCATGTCTTTCATTCCAAAAAGCAGACATTCTAGCAAAGTTTTACTTGGGGTGGCAGTATTTTTATTAGCATTTTTGGTATCAGTCCTAATAATTTTCTTAAATTTTATGTTAATTTGcatgcataaaaaaaatgtaggGGTAGAGTACCAAAAGTGACTTAAGCCCTGGGACTCAAATCGTCCTAAATCTGGCCATGCCACATCAAATTCGCTTCTCTAAATAATGGCTGAATCATTAGCATGTTAGGCACCCTGTAATGAGTTAAAGATAGGCTGTTGGCACTGAGGAACATATGAAATAAAAGCTTTGTGTGATATTCATGCCTTGCAGTTCTTGGTGCAAGTTATGTTCTTGTTAAAAAAGTGAATGACcctattaattttatttcactGCAGTGACTTATCTACCTACTGTAAATAAGTGCGCATGGTGTTACTGGACCCCTAGTTGTTAATTTACGATAATTAGCCCTCGtgcatatattatttatttaatttttttattttaaatcctcTTTTCGAGAACATGGCTTGCTTTTTTCCCCCGGTATAACCATCACAACAGTTCTTTCTCATTAAAAAAATGCTTAGTTAATCATAAAAAATGTTGTAATTAACAGCTGATGAATGCCATATATTCTAGGGGAAAATTTGTCGATGATTTTTGGTTGGTTCTGAGTTCTAGCCTGCTGACGTTACAGTATAAACTCCGCAGTATCTGCCATTTGTCCAGTGTTTCGCTTGAGCTCGCAGCTGCGCAGGCTTGTCAGCACCGACTATATGGACTTAAGGTCACTTCACCTATTTTAGCAAGCACTTCCTCTTTAaactttcagaataaaagctcATCTCTCAAAGCTTTGCACAGACCCCAGGGGTTCCCTGTCgctttttttgctttattaagACAAACAATCAACTTCCGGTCTTGCCCCCTCTCACGTTTGTGTGGCAACGCTCAAGAATGgaggcgtgtgtgtgtgtgtgacaaaaAATCATATTGATGTGGAGACTGAATGAACGCTTAAGAAAAGGGGTCAAGCGCGGAAAAGGAGGACACCTCCAAGTCACAGGTTCTAATGTCGCTCTCCGGTGTGGATTTAACCCCAAAACTCAGGCTTTCAGCGATGGGATGTGGGAGATCGACTCAGCCCTCTTGCAGCTGTTCAGGGGGCCGAGGATAGAACCAAGACATCGGCCAGAGTCACCGACAGAGTGGCCTGCTGGTTCTCCACCCGGTGTCTGGCTTCCAAACAATCAGTGCGCTCGGAGGCGCAGGAGAAGCCAGCCAACGCAGACGCGTTTTTAAAGCGTAAATTCCACTTTTGCCCATCGTCGTGGTAGTAAGTCGATCTCTTCACAGCTCCGCGAAGCGGATGGAGTGAACTGTGCCAAAAGAGGAGGGGGTAGTCAGACTGCAGTTCGGTTGCGTGTGATGATAGGAGACACAATGACGCTCCTGTCTCTTCTGGGTCGGATCATGCGCTATTTTCTCCTCAGGCCGGAGACGTTGTTCCTTCTGTGCATCAGTCTGGCGCTGTGGAGCTACTTCTTTC
This genomic interval from Girardinichthys multiradiatus isolate DD_20200921_A chromosome 6, DD_fGirMul_XY1, whole genome shotgun sequence contains the following:
- the otol1a gene encoding otolin-1-A yields the protein MPSADLILVTTVFMAFIITLTSGARITRWPKPQNTNKPSQTGTNGLGGGGRFGQIPTKAPSFSNSLHTEEPTEVMTNAYSLPATDSSTFNTDTNPTEYHTDAFVRPGNTQGNFTFDYNECFLNVCECCPPEKGPKGPNGEKGPPGERGPPGMPGEKGESGPRGLSGPAGLPGLSGLNGDKGEKGDQGPMGHPGSPGIPGKLGEKGDLGPKGEKGENGINGLKGDPGEKGESGHNGTKGTIGPMGPPGTAGTKGQKGEQGRLGECLLSERGQKGDLGDPGPPGPQGEMGPQGADGTDGSKGEMGPPGEKGDTGTRGPPGARGVAGIKGERGAKGVRGPRGPKGDPGESLNPARSAFSVGLFPSRSFPPPGLPVKFDKVFYNEEGHWDSALHKFNVTHSGVYLLTYHITVRNRPLRVALVVNGVRKVRTRDSLYGQDIDQASNLVLMQLSEGDQVWLETLRDWNGVYSSSEDDSTFSGFLIYPDSNTKATAIENI